TTCAGCAAGATAAGGCTCACAACGATGAAGGAGCCTACTAATAAAAATATATTGGAAATTTTACTCTTAGGATTAAATTGCATCCATTTGATTTCTACTATTAAAGATAACCTAATTTGTAAAAAATTGTTGTGTTGTATTCATAGACTATTGTTTTATTGTAGTGTCATTTTACGTATTTTTGATTTTTACAGTAAAAAGAGCGTTTAAGATGGAAATAGAAGGAAAAGTGAAGTTGGTCGGAGAGACCAAGACTTTTGGAAACAACGGTTTCAGAAAAAGAGAATTAGTAGTAACTACCGATGAGCAGTATCCGCAACATATTATGGTAGAATTTGTTCAGGACAAATGTGATTTGTTGAACAGTTACGCTGTTGGTCAGGATGTTAAGGTCAGCATAAATCTAAGAGGTAGAGAGTGGACAAACCCACAAGGCGAGGTAAAATATTTTAACTCCATCCAAGGTTGGCGTATAGAGAACTTACAGCAGCAATCACAACCGGAAGGAATGCCACCTGTTCCTCCGATGGAAGCTTTTGAGCCTGCTGATAATTTAAATGAAGAAGATCATGATGATCTTCCATTTTAAGGGTTACAGTATAAAATAACTGTTCAGAAGAGGTTTTACCTCTCGCATAAGGAAAAAAACTAAAACTTGTTCGACTTAAAAAGTTAAACAAGTTTTTTGCTTTCTAGACCTTTTTCCTAATTTGAGAATAAAAATGGTGGAAGAGGAAACATCAGAGGGACCAATTCATTTCCTTTCGGAGCGCTTGTACTTTCCTTCGGTGGAGAACGCCAATTCCGAAGGACTTCTGGCGGTAGGCGGTGATTTGTCCTCCGAACGGCTTTTATTGGCATATCAAAGTGGAATTTTTCCGTGGTTCAATGATGATTCGCTCATCATGTGGTGGAGCCCAAAGATGCGAATGGTATTGTATCCGGAAGAGGTTAAAATCTCTAAAAGCATGCAAAAAGTAATCCGTTCAGACCAGTTTCGTTTAACAAAGAACAAAAGATTTAAGACGGTTATTGAACAGTGTTCCGCCGTTCCCAGAAATGACCAGGAAGGTACTTGGATAACGGATGAAATGAAAAAGGCCTATCTGGAGCTACACCAAAAAGGTTTCGCCAAATCTTATGAAGTTTGGGAAGGAAATAATTTGGTCGGTGGTTTGTACGGAATTGATTTGGGACATATATTTTGTGGAGAAAGTATGTTTAGCTTAAAGCCTAACGCCTCTAAATTTGCATTTATAAAATTGGCGGAAGAACTACAGGAACAGCATTATAAGTTGATAGACTGTCAGCTATATACCGACCATCTGGCGAGTTTGGGAGCTAGGGAAATACCCCGAAGCTTGTTTATGAGTAGGCTAAAGGGACAGAACTAGATTTGTGATTAAGAACGCTACATTTTCCGTAACCGCATTATAATTTTCCGCTTGGTATTCCGCTCCAAGTTGAAATTTGGTTTTTTCACTGATCAACCAACCCAATTGTGCGGTTATACGTTGGTCATATTCCGGTCGCGTAGCTTTTCCTGCACTCAGTAGAGACTCGGTGGTTAGTACTAAATAAGATTCGCCAATATCCAATTCAACACCCTGCAGGGGTAAATCCATTGCAAATCTATATCTAAACCTATGTATGGTAGCGGATGCCGTAATGCGTTGTTCCGTTCTTAACCTATGCCCAAATCTTAGAACTCTCGCTTTATGGGTAATGTTATACTGCTGCGTTATACGCAGTTCATTTTCTTTGTCCTGTTCAAAATTTTCACGAAATCTATATTGGAACCCTAAACCCAGACTTTGATTATCACTAATCTTAAGTTTAGAAAAATGTACAAAGTCTAATTGTCTTATTTCAAAATCCAATGCAGAATCCTGGTACAGATAGGTGCGTTTTGCTAAGGAAAAGTTATGGGAGTAATTTGCGGTTACTTTGTAATTCAGGGCAAGTTGAGGTTGCCAATAGCCGGTCCAATTATCCTGTGCCTTTACGGTATGAAAAACGGTCCAAAAACAAATAAATAGAATACTGCTTTTCCTAGTAAAGAACATGGTCGTAGTTAGGGGGTAATGACTTTCTTATCTTTTTGAAATTTCCTTCCGCATCAAAAAGGATTTCGTAATCAAAGTAGTTTTTATCAACTTTTCCGGCGACAATAAGTTCATAATTAAGTGAGGGCAGTAATAGATTTTGAAAGGCATTCCTAAACGTTTCTTTAAGTTGTTCTTGGTTTGCAGGATATTGCTGCTGTATTCTTTTGATTCGATATTTTGAGAATTGAGATTCAAAATAGGTTATCATTTTGGCCAAAGCATCGGATGGGATATCTACTTCCTTTATGAGTACCTCAATATCTTCCAGATGGCCTTTTTCGTCAAATTCTACACTGTACCAGAGTCTGTCTTTTTTGAATTTCGCTTCAAAACTGGTTTTGGCGCTATCGGTCTCTTTATAGAATTTGAGCCGTTTCACCTCTTGCAGTTCACTTTCCATCGCATCCAAGGCGGCGGTTGGAAATTGTGATTTTCGAATGCGGAATTCGCGTTCATATTTATCCTGTGACATAGTAAAAGAGCAACAGCAAATTATGATGAGGGACAGCCCGAATAATTTATTTTTCATAGTTTCTAATATCTAGACCTGGGTATACCTAAAGCAATTTATTTCATGATCGTTAACCATGCCCGTTGCCTGCATAAAGGCGTAGACCACGGTGCTTCCAACAAATTTAAAGCCTCTTTTTTTTAAATCCTTGCTAATTTGGTCGGAAAGCGGAGTATTCGCAGGGGCCTCTTTATAGTTCTGTATTTTGTTTATCATTGGTTTGTGGTCAAGAAAGTCCCAAATATATTTATGGAAACTTCCAAAAGTTTTCTGTACTTCCATAAAGGCTATGGCATTGGAGATAGTAGCGTTTACTTTAAGTTTGTTCCTGATAATACCGGCGTTCTGTAAAAGTTCTTCTTTTTTCTTGGTGTCGTACAAGGCAATTTTTTGATAATCAAAATTATCAAAGGCCTTTCTGAAGTTTTCTCTTTTTCTCAAAATGGTTATCCAGCTAAGACCCGCCTGAAAAGTCTCTAGAACAAGAAACTCAAATAGCGTAGCATCATCCTTGACCGGAACACCCCACTCCTTATCATGATAATCTTCATACAGCGTATCGCCAACACACCAGCCACATTTGTGTTTTTCCATGCCCTTAAATTAGTAATTTAAAGGATAGGGCCAACTTTAAAAAGATTGCACTACCCACAAGTATAGCGGCATACCTAATGTTATGTTAAACGGAAAGGTAATGGCAAGGGCCATGGGCAGATATAAACTGGGATTGGCTTTTGGTGCCGCTAGCCGCATCGCTGCGGGCACGGCAATATAAGAGGCACTTGCGGCCAATATCGCAAAGAGAAAACGGTTTCCAACACTTTCTGTAAAAGCGGCACTTACGATGGCAACAGTAATACCGTTAATTAAAGGAATAATAATGGCGAATAGAAATGCGAACCAACCTTTCTTTAGAAAATCATTAAGTTTTTTACCACTGGTAATCCCCATATCTAGCAGAAATACAGCTAAAAATCCTTTAAATATATCCGTTGTAAAGGGCTCAATACCTCTCGCCTGTTGATCACTAGCTAAAAATCCAATCACAAGGCTACCTAGGATGAGGAGTACACTTCCGTTGGTCAAAGAGTGTTTTACCACCCCCGTTAAGCTTATCTGGTTTTTTTTATCCTTTTGGAAATACGACATTAACAGCACGCCAATAATGATGGAGGGCGCTTCCATAAGTGCCATAACGGCTACCATGTGACCCCCGAACGGTATCTGTTCTATCTCCAAGAAGGAAACAGCGGTTACGAAGGTAACGGCGCTCACCGAACCGTAAGCGGCCGCTATAGCCCCGGAGTTGGCAACACTGAATTTTCTCCGAAGGATAAAATAACTGAATACCGGAACAAATAGCGCCAAGAAGACTCCGAACAATAATGACCACAGTATTTCTAGATCCAGATTGCTATGTGAAAGTTCCATCCCACCTTTAAATCCAATAGAGAACATGAGGTAAAGGGATATGAATTTTGACGAATTGGCGGGTATTTCCAAATCGCTCTTTAAGGACACCGCCAAAATACCGAGAAAGAAAAAAAGTAAGGCAGGGTTGGTCAGGTTGTCAAGCAACAAATGTAAATCCATAAGTAAGTTGATTATTTAAAAAGGAGGTTTTAGGCCTTCTCATTGATAGCTATGAGTTTGATGGAAATGTCTCCATCAATTTGGAGTTTATAACCTTCGTTCCTAGCTCTTAGAATAAGGTCTTTTACACTGTTTTTAGATTTTTTGAGTGACGCTATGCGCTGTTCTGACCATTCCGTATTGGTATCTACTCCATTTTGAAGACTAAGAATTTGTAGATGATGAAACTTTATTTTATCGCTTATGAGCGAAAAGAGTACATCCGCCGCTTCAGCGGGCGCAAACGTACCCTTTACAAGATTTATGGTTTGGTCTGGCTTCAATGGTTCTCTTTTAAGAATTACCTAGCGCTTTAACTACAAGGATACAGGAGATAATACCCAAGGCAACGAGCAGACGGTCCATGAATAGATTATCGTTTGTATATGAGGTAATAAGAAAACCGGCGATGGCTACAAAGCCAAGACCAAGATATAAGTGTGCTTTTTTAAGTGACATAAGATTCTTTTTTGAAAGTTGTTTATGGCTATTTGTTCACTGATATTTTAAGTACGCCGTCTATCTTAAGCGTTAATCCTTCTGCTCTTGCTTGTGCAAAGAAATCTTTTGCAATGGATTTTTCATGTTCTAATTCGGTGATGCGCTCATCCGGATATTTAGTATTAGCTTCAGAATGCCCTTCACATAAAGAAAGTCGTTGTAGCTTGTGAAAGTTTATTTTCTCATTAAGTAGGGCCAAAACTACATCAGAGGCTTCGGATACAGTGAAATTTCCATCCACTAAATTTATTTTTTGCATAGTTTTAGGTCTTACGTTTTCTGCTGTTGCTTTCATGATTTGAATTTTTAGTTTAACTTATTCTTTAAGTCGGCACAAAGTTCAAAATAATAATCCATAAATTTTTATTTATATTTATTATATCAAACATTAATATTATTTATGAATTATACCTTACATCAACTTCAGGTTTTTCTCAAAGTGTCAGAAAAACAAAGTATTACAAAGGCAGCGGAAGAATTATTTTTAACGCAGCCTGCGGTATCTATTCAGTTAAGAAATTTTCAAGATCAATTCTCCATACCATTGACAGAGGTGGTAGGGAGAAAACTATATATTACGGATTTTGGAAGGGAAATTGCCGAGGCGGCCGAAAAGATTTTGGACCAAGTCTATGCGATTAATTATAAATCATCATCGTACGAAGGTAATTTGTCGGGGAGGTTAAAGATTTCGATAGTCTCCACGGGTAAATACGTAATGCCCTATTTCCTTTCAAATTTTATAAAGGGTAATGAGGGGGTAGAGCTTTTAATGGATGTAACCAATAAATCTAAAGTGGTTAAGGCACTGGAATTGAATGAAGTGGATTTTGCGTTGGTTTCCGTATTGCCTACGCATTTGAAAATGGATAAGATAGCCCTGATGACCAATAAACTCTTTTTGGTGGGGGATATGAAACGCAGCTTTAATTCTAAGAATAAAAATAAGATTTTCAAGGACCTTCCATTGATTTATAGAGAACAAGGGTCCGCCACGAGGGGTGCAATGGAAGAATTTATAAGGAAGAACAATCTACCTACATCAAAGAAAATAGAATTAACATCAAATGAAGCCGTTAAGCAAGCTGTAATAGCAGGTTTAGGATATTCTATTATGCCTTTAATAGGAATTAAGAATGAATTACGTAACGGTGATTTACAGATTATAGAAGTTTCAGGTCTGCCTATAATTACTACATGGAATTTGGTGTGGTTACAATCAAAGAACCTTTCTCCTGCCGCCAATGCCTTCTTAGCATACGTAAAGGAAGAAAAAGAGGATATTATAGCAGAACATTTCGATTGGTTCGAAAATATTTAAAGAACTGAAGGCCAATTAGACTTTGGCTGTGTTTTCCCTAATGAGCGAAGCGAGCTCCTCGTCCATATAAACAATAGGAACGGAATACAACATGGGCATGTTGGTTTTAAAGTTTGTTTTTAGGACATCGTTGATAGTTTTAAATAGAAGTGCTTTGGTCTTACCTATGATTAGGGTCTGTTTTGAACTTACAAGTTGGCCCTGAGCATTTTTTTTCTCGTATACCGTTTTTTCAGATACTACGGCCTGTAAAAGTAATTTTTGGTCCATCAATAGATTTATGATTTTAAGCGCTTGGTTTCTATCCTTGGCAATGATGTGTGCTAGTATCATAATGTTTATTTTAAAACACCGGTCATATTATAAAGGATATCTAGCGAAGAACTATCCTAATATGACCGGTGTGAAGAACAAAAATTTATACGTTAAATAAATACTTTAGCGTGTCTCCTCAATGGGCTTGCCTACAGGTGTCAACTTGGCATTGATAGTGGTTAAATGGTTAAAAAAGTTTTCACCGTCCTCTCTTCTGAGGACCGCCCTTCTAGTTCCATCAGAATTTAAATCTAAACTGTCGATAATAAATTTAGTACCAAAGACATTGATATAATTTCCGCCCCCGTCCCAATTGTTTAAACCACCTATAATAATGGCAGCGCCGTTCTGTTTCTTCGTCAAGTTAACCTGTTCAGTAGCAGACCGTCTATTGACCTCATTATCCTCAAACTGTATATAGAACATTTCTTGAGCCTGGCCAAATAGTGGAGATAATACGATAAGTATCAATAGTAGAGTTTTCTTCATATCAAAAAATTTTATTCAATATAAGAAATTAGGAAGCTCATAAATGCAGCACTATCGTTAAATATTAGTTAAACTATTATAATATAATAGCAATACTATTATATTTGTTTGGAATCAAAATAGCGATTGATGGAACATTTATTACAATCTGTTAAAATAAGAATTAACGAGAAGATTTTTTTAAAAGACCCGGAATCATCCGATTTGGGCAAGCGCATTGTTGAGAATAGTATCCTAATGATTAGCAAAATGGGTTTTGAGAGTTTTACTTTCAAAAAATTAGGGACTAAAATAGGATCCAATGAAAGCTCTATTTATAGGTATTTTGAAAACAAGCATAAATTGCTGTTGTATCTTACCTCTTGGTATTGGGGATGGTTGGAGTATCAATTGGTTTTTGCGACCAATGGTATCGCCGACCCTGAGGAAAAATTACGGAAGGCTATTGAGATCGTGACCAAAACAACAGTTGAGGACACCTCTTTTTCACATATTAACGAGGTACTTTTAAATAAAATCGTGATTAACGAATACTCCAAATCTTATTTGACCAAAGAAGTGGATACGGAAAATAAAGAGGGTTATTTTGTAATCTACAAAAGGTTGGTGAACCGTCTTAGCAAAATGATACATGGTGTGGATTCCGAATATCCTTATCCTTCAAGCTTGGCAAGTACGCTTTTAGAGGGTTCTTTGCACCAGCACTTTCTTAGGGATCACTTTAGTTCTTTGACGGATTTCCGTGAAAATGACGATCAAAAACAATACTTCTTAAACCTAGTGTTCTCATCACTTAAATCCTAAAAAGGAATGTCAAAAAATATTTTAACCGCTTGGCAGCGTCTCATAGGCATGCTACGTCTGGACAAGAGAGACGTTTTTCAAGTCTTTTACTATGCAATTTTTGCGGGAATCGTTAGTTTGTCCCTACCTCTAGGTATCCAGGCCATCATAAATTTAATACAAGGAGCCCAAGTGAGTACTTCTTGGATAGTACTGGTTGTATTGGTGACCTTGGGAGTTGCTTTTGTAGGCGTACTGCAATTGATGCAGATACGAATCATAGAAAACGTACAGCAGAAAATTTTTACAAGGGCATCGTTTGAATTCTCTTACCGTTTTCCCAAGATAAAGATGAGCGAATTACGTGATAATTATCCGCCAGAACTGGCAAACAGGTTTTTTGATATCTTAAATGTGCAAAAAGGTTTACCCAAGTTGTTGATAGATTTTCCGGCAGCACTTTTACAGATTATTTTTGGTCTGCTCTTGCTGTCGTTTTACCATCCCTTCTTCATCATCTACGGTATTTTGTTGATCGTTCTCATCTATGTGGTTTTTAAATTTACGGTACAGAAAGGCCTTGAAACAAGTTTGGCGGAATCTAAAAGTAAATATAAGGTAGCACATTGGATACAGGAGATTGCGCGTTCTATCGTTAGTTTTAAACTCTCTGGTAGAACATCGCACGCCTTGGACAAGACAGATACCCTTGTAGATAAATACTTGGTTTCTAGGGAAAGTCATTTTAGGATTCTAGTATTGCAATTTATTCAGATGATCGGTTTTAAGATCTTGGTAACGGCTGGTCTTTTACTAATCGGTGGTCTATTGGTTTTGAATCAAGAAATGAATATTGGACAATTTGTAGCGGCGGAAATTATTATACTATTGGTAATTGCATCGGTAGAGAAACTTATTTTAGGTCTAGAATCTTTTTATGATGTCCTTACCTCTTTGGAAAAGTTGGGACAGGTAGTAGATAAAGAATTGGAGCCACAGGATGGGGAATCTCCTTTCTTACATGATGATAAATTTAGCCTAGAGTTAAGTAACGTAAGTTATCACATTCCAAATTCCGAAAAGAAAATTATTGATGATCTTTCTATTTTGATAAAGTCAAAGGATAGGGTGCTTTTAAGTGGACCCAATGGCTCGGGAAAATCGACATTACTGCGATTAATAGCGGGTATTGTTGAGCCAACGGAAGGCACCATATACGTTAATAATATTTCCCTAAAAGGTCTGCATCTAAATTACTACAGGGCTCAATTGGGGCAGTCACTTACCGAAGAATCTCCTTTTGAAGGTACGCTCTTAGACAATATCACTTTTGGAGATAAGGAAATTCCGAAAGAGGACATTCGTTGGGCCATTGAAAAATCTGGTTTAAAACAATTTGTCAAAGAACAGAAGTTAGGACTAAAAACTGTTATTTATCCAGAAGGGAAACAAATATCAAGCACCATTGCTAAAAAGATAGTTTTAGCTAGAAGTATTGTTAGAAAGCCGAGACTATTAATTCTAAAGGACCCTCTTGACCAATTTGATTCTAAGGAGGCCACAAGAATCATGGATTTTCTTATTGATGTTGCACATCCTTGGGCTTTGATCGTTGTAAGTCAAAATCCAAATTGGGTGAAAAGGTGCGGTCGAATCTTGACCTTAAATGCAGGAAAATTAATTAGCGAAAAGTAGAGAAGATGTTGAACATATCTAAAAATAGCTTAGCCAAGCGAGTAGATTTAAAAGGCTATCAATCCACCAACAGGGTTTTTCATCAAAGGTATTACAAGTACTTTAATAGGTTCCTGAAAGGCTTTGGGATCATGATATTAATTCTTTTTTTTCTTCCATGGACACAGAACGTGACCGGTAAGGGATACTTAACTACCTTGAAGCCGGACCAACGACCACAGACCATACAATCACCCATACCGGGTAGGATTGAAAAATGGTACGTACAAGAAGGGGACTATGTAAAGAAAGGAGATACCATCCTCTTTATTTCTGAGATTAAAAATGAATATTTTGACCCTAACTTGGTTTCCCGTACAGGAGACCAAATAAGGGCAAAATCGGCATCCGTAGTCTCCTATGAAGGAAAGGTAAAAGCGCTACGTAACCAAAT
This genomic window from Maribacter sp. MJ134 contains:
- a CDS encoding DUF3127 domain-containing protein encodes the protein MEIEGKVKLVGETKTFGNNGFRKRELVVTTDEQYPQHIMVEFVQDKCDLLNSYAVGQDVKVSINLRGREWTNPQGEVKYFNSIQGWRIENLQQQSQPEGMPPVPPMEAFEPADNLNEEDHDDLPF
- the aat gene encoding leucyl/phenylalanyl-tRNA--protein transferase, coding for MVEEETSEGPIHFLSERLYFPSVENANSEGLLAVGGDLSSERLLLAYQSGIFPWFNDDSLIMWWSPKMRMVLYPEEVKISKSMQKVIRSDQFRLTKNKRFKTVIEQCSAVPRNDQEGTWITDEMKKAYLELHQKGFAKSYEVWEGNNLVGGLYGIDLGHIFCGESMFSLKPNASKFAFIKLAEELQEQHYKLIDCQLYTDHLASLGAREIPRSLFMSRLKGQN
- a CDS encoding DUF2490 domain-containing protein, translated to MFFTRKSSILFICFWTVFHTVKAQDNWTGYWQPQLALNYKVTANYSHNFSLAKRTYLYQDSALDFEIRQLDFVHFSKLKISDNQSLGLGFQYRFRENFEQDKENELRITQQYNITHKARVLRFGHRLRTEQRITASATIHRFRYRFAMDLPLQGVELDIGESYLVLTTESLLSAGKATRPEYDQRITAQLGWLISEKTKFQLGAEYQAENYNAVTENVAFLITNLVLSL
- a CDS encoding DNA-3-methyladenine glycosylase I yields the protein MEKHKCGWCVGDTLYEDYHDKEWGVPVKDDATLFEFLVLETFQAGLSWITILRKRENFRKAFDNFDYQKIALYDTKKKEELLQNAGIIRNKLKVNATISNAIAFMEVQKTFGSFHKYIWDFLDHKPMINKIQNYKEAPANTPLSDQISKDLKKRGFKFVGSTVVYAFMQATGMVNDHEINCFRYTQV
- a CDS encoding sodium-dependent bicarbonate transport family permease; the protein is MDLHLLLDNLTNPALLFFFLGILAVSLKSDLEIPANSSKFISLYLMFSIGFKGGMELSHSNLDLEILWSLLFGVFLALFVPVFSYFILRRKFSVANSGAIAAAYGSVSAVTFVTAVSFLEIEQIPFGGHMVAVMALMEAPSIIIGVLLMSYFQKDKKNQISLTGVVKHSLTNGSVLLILGSLVIGFLASDQQARGIEPFTTDIFKGFLAVFLLDMGITSGKKLNDFLKKGWFAFLFAIIIPLINGITVAIVSAAFTESVGNRFLFAILAASASYIAVPAAMRLAAPKANPSLYLPMALAITFPFNITLGMPLYLWVVQSF
- a CDS encoding LysR family transcriptional regulator, producing the protein MNYTLHQLQVFLKVSEKQSITKAAEELFLTQPAVSIQLRNFQDQFSIPLTEVVGRKLYITDFGREIAEAAEKILDQVYAINYKSSSYEGNLSGRLKISIVSTGKYVMPYFLSNFIKGNEGVELLMDVTNKSKVVKALELNEVDFALVSVLPTHLKMDKIALMTNKLFLVGDMKRSFNSKNKNKIFKDLPLIYREQGSATRGAMEEFIRKNNLPTSKKIELTSNEAVKQAVIAGLGYSIMPLIGIKNELRNGDLQIIEVSGLPIITTWNLVWLQSKNLSPAANAFLAYVKEEKEDIIAEHFDWFENI
- the cutA gene encoding divalent cation tolerance protein CutA, whose translation is MILAHIIAKDRNQALKIINLLMDQKLLLQAVVSEKTVYEKKNAQGQLVSSKQTLIIGKTKALLFKTINDVLKTNFKTNMPMLYSVPIVYMDEELASLIRENTAKV
- a CDS encoding TetR/AcrR family transcriptional regulator, giving the protein MEHLLQSVKIRINEKIFLKDPESSDLGKRIVENSILMISKMGFESFTFKKLGTKIGSNESSIYRYFENKHKLLLYLTSWYWGWLEYQLVFATNGIADPEEKLRKAIEIVTKTTVEDTSFSHINEVLLNKIVINEYSKSYLTKEVDTENKEGYFVIYKRLVNRLSKMIHGVDSEYPYPSSLASTLLEGSLHQHFLRDHFSSLTDFRENDDQKQYFLNLVFSSLKS
- a CDS encoding peptidase domain-containing ABC transporter, which produces MSKNILTAWQRLIGMLRLDKRDVFQVFYYAIFAGIVSLSLPLGIQAIINLIQGAQVSTSWIVLVVLVTLGVAFVGVLQLMQIRIIENVQQKIFTRASFEFSYRFPKIKMSELRDNYPPELANRFFDILNVQKGLPKLLIDFPAALLQIIFGLLLLSFYHPFFIIYGILLIVLIYVVFKFTVQKGLETSLAESKSKYKVAHWIQEIARSIVSFKLSGRTSHALDKTDTLVDKYLVSRESHFRILVLQFIQMIGFKILVTAGLLLIGGLLVLNQEMNIGQFVAAEIIILLVIASVEKLILGLESFYDVLTSLEKLGQVVDKELEPQDGESPFLHDDKFSLELSNVSYHIPNSEKKIIDDLSILIKSKDRVLLSGPNGSGKSTLLRLIAGIVEPTEGTIYVNNISLKGLHLNYYRAQLGQSLTEESPFEGTLLDNITFGDKEIPKEDIRWAIEKSGLKQFVKEQKLGLKTVIYPEGKQISSTIAKKIVLARSIVRKPRLLILKDPLDQFDSKEATRIMDFLIDVAHPWALIVVSQNPNWVKRCGRILTLNAGKLISEK